One Triticum dicoccoides isolate Atlit2015 ecotype Zavitan chromosome 5B, WEW_v2.0, whole genome shotgun sequence genomic window carries:
- the LOC119309539 gene encoding AAA-ATPase At5g57480-like, whose product MKEYWTMLASLMGALAFLQGVLHAVFPAELRAALARLLGRLTRAFSPYCYFDVTETDGMSNNEIYDAVQLYLSSTAAPASGARLSLTRPHNATSFTFGLAASDRVVDAFRGAAVTWEHVVAPRQSPGFSWRPLPEEKRRFTLRIRRGDREKLLPAYLDHILATAQEIRRRSQDRLLYTNARGGAMDSRGLPWDPVPFKHPSTFDTLAMDPDRKASIMADLRDLAAGSSFYERTGRAWKRGYLLYGPPGTGKSSMIAAMANFLGYDVYDLELTEVSSNAELRKLLMKTTSKSIIVIEDIDCSVDLTNRAALPPAPKPRPTLDGAIDQDAGAASGRSITLSGLLNFTDGLWSCCGSERIFVFTTNHIEKLDPALLRSGRMDMHVFMSYCTFPALKILLKNYLCLQDDGAEVMRGLEEWIEAAEITPADVSEVLIKNRRNGKERATEELLEVLKTRAEKRRLDGGKAAAAAKDNDEEEEKRALESPKEGKGPAGKDSCGDGQDEETDAKKQL is encoded by the coding sequence ATGAAGGAGTACTGGACGATGCTGGCGTCGCTCATGGGCGCGCTGGCGTTCCTGCAAGGGGTGCTGCACGCCGTGTTCCCCGCGGAGCTGCGGGCGGCGCTGGCGCGGCTGCTCGGGCGCCTCACCCGAGCCTTCTCGCCCTACTGCTACTTCGACGTCACGGAGACGGACGGGATGAGCAACAACGAGATCTACGACGCCGTGCAGCTCTACCTCAGCAGCACGGCCGCGCCGGCGTCGGGGGCCCGGCTCAGCCTCACGCGCCCGCACAACGCCACCTCCTTCACCTTCGGGCTCGCCGCCAGCGACCGCGTCGTCGAcgccttccgcggcgcggccgtcaCGTGGGAGCACGTGGTGGCGCCGCGCCAGTCCCCCGGCTTCTCCTGGCGCCCGCTCCCCGAGGAGAAGCGCCGGTTCACGCTCCGGATCCGTCGCGGCGACAGGGAGAAGCTGCTACCGGCCTACCTCGACCACATCCTCGCCACGGCGCAGGAGATCCGCCGCCGGAGCCAGGACCGGCTGCTCTACACCAACGCGCGCGGCGGGGCCATGGACTCGCGCGGCCTCCCCTGGGACCCCGTCCCCTTCAAGCACCCCAGCACGTTCGACACCCTCGCCATGGACCCCGACCGCAAGGCGTCCATCATGGCCGACCTCCGCGACTTGGCCGCCGGCAGCTCGTTCTACGAGCGCACGGGCCGCGCCTGGAAGCGCGGCTACCTCCTTTACGGCCCGCCGGGGACAGGCAAGTCCAGCATGATCGCGGCCATGGCCAACTTCCTCGGGTACGACGTGTACGACCTCGAGCTCACCGAGGTGAGCAGCAACGCCGAGCTGCGGAAGCTGCTGATGAAGACCACGTCCAAGTCCATCATCGTGATCGAGGACATCGACTGCTCCGTCGACCTCACCAACCGGGCGGCCCTGCCTCCGGCGCCGAAGCCGCGGCCAACCCTCGACGGCGCGATCGACCAGGACGcgggggcggcgtcggggcggtcgATCACGCTCTCCGGCCTGCTCAACTTCACCGACGGGCTGTGGTCGTGCTGCGGGTCGGAGCGCATCTTCGTCTTCACCACTAACCACATCGAGAAGCTGGACCCGGCGCTGCTCCGGTCCGGCCGGATGGACATGCACGTCTTCATGAGCTACTGCACGTTCCCGGCGCTCAAGATCCTCCTCAAGAACTACCTCTGCCTCCAGGACGACGGCGCCGAGGTGATGCGTGGGCTGGAGGAATGGATCGAGGCGGCGGAGATTACGCCGGCGGATGTGAGCGAGGTGCTGATCAAGAACCGGAGGAACGGGAAGGAGAGGGCGACGGAGGAGCTGCTGGAGGTCCTGAAAACGCGCGCCGAGAAGCGGCGGCTCGAcggcggcaaggcggcggcggcggcgaaggacaacgacgaagaggaagagaagagggccCTGGAGAGCCCCAAGGAAGGGAAAGGGCCGGCCGGCAAGGACAGCTGCGGGGACGGACAGGACGAGGAGACGGATGCCAAGAAACAGCTGTGA